The Bombus fervidus isolate BK054 chromosome 6, iyBomFerv1, whole genome shotgun sequence genome contains a region encoding:
- the LOC139988025 gene encoding high affinity copper uptake protein 1: MHMSFHLGKNEVILFDEWHAIDGQGIGWSMVGIILLTSIYEGLKSYRDHLFINTARLWKTKDRRSRTSFLFSKIHFLQTIIHVVQLIIGYCLMLIFMTYNIWLCLAVALGAGLGYWLFAWEKSSGDNIDCCL; the protein is encoded by the exons ATGCAT ATGTCATTTCATCTCGGTAAAAATGAAGTTATTTTGTTTGATGAATGGCACGCGATAGATGGACAAGGTATTGGATGGTCGATGGTTGGTATTATTCTTTTGACGTCTATATATGAAGGATTAAAAAGCTATCG CGATCATTTGTTCATCAATACAGCACGGTTATGGAAAACGAAAGATAGGAGATCTAGGAC GTCATTCCTGTTTTCGAAAATACACTTCCTCCAAACAATTATCCACGTTGTTCAATTGATCATAGGATATTGCCTTATGCTAATTTTCATGACGTACAATATTTGGCTTTGCCTCGCTGTGGCGTTAGGTGCAGGTCTTGGTTATTGGCTGTTCGCTTGGGAAAAGTCCAGTGGTGATAATATTGATTGCTGCTTGTAA